One segment of Cytophagales bacterium DNA contains the following:
- a CDS encoding ribonucleoside-diphosphate reductase subunit alpha, giving the protein MYVIKRDGRHESVKFDKITARIEKLCYGLNMEYVESVDIAKKVIEGIYEGVTTVELDQLAAETAASLTTRHPDYAKLSARIAVSNLHKRTSKSFSNTMKRLYTHVNPETGENAPMIAKDVYEVIRKNAALLDSTIIYDRDFHYDYFGFKTLERSYLLRMDGKVVERPQHMLMRVALGIHKADIDTAIETYELLSEKWFTHATPTLFNAGTPKSQLSSCFLLTMKEDSIEGIYDTLKQCAKISQSAGGIGLSVHNIRATGSYIKGTGGTSDGLVPMLKVFNDTARYVDQGGGKRKGAFAIYLEPWHSDIFEFLDLRKNVGKEELRARDLFYALWIPDLFMKRVEDNEEWSLFCPNEAPGLTECYGEKFEKLYEKYEREGKPRKVVKAQELWFEILQAQIETGTPYMLYKDACNLKSNQKNLGTIKSSNLCTEIVEYTSPDEVAVCNLASISLPKYVIDGKFDHQKLYDVTYIVTKNLNKIIDINYYPVEEARRSNLRHRPIGIGVQGLADTFIMLKMPFDSEESRGINKDIFETMYFAAMTASNDLAKKDGSYETYEGSPVSQGIFQFDMWDVKPASGRWDWDKLKKQVKKYGVRNSLLLAPMPTASTSQIMGNNECFEPYTSNIYTRRVLSGEFVVVNKHLLKDLINLNVWNNEMKNKIIELNGSIQDIKEIPQNIKDLYKTVWEIKQKAIIDMAADRGAYICQSQSLNIHIQDPNFGKLTSMHFYAWKKGLKTGMYYLRSKSAVDAIKFTVEKQPEAVLETVETNKENRSVNPQKSSGTKSAKLKLHKESVKVKISDMQCSLDDPDECESCGS; this is encoded by the coding sequence ATGTACGTAATCAAAAGAGACGGCAGACATGAATCTGTCAAATTCGACAAGATCACAGCACGGATTGAGAAGCTGTGCTATGGGTTGAACATGGAATATGTTGAATCCGTTGATATCGCTAAAAAAGTCATTGAAGGCATCTATGAGGGGGTAACTACCGTAGAGCTTGACCAGCTTGCTGCCGAAACTGCCGCTTCTTTGACCACCAGGCATCCTGATTATGCTAAATTGTCCGCCAGGATCGCTGTCTCTAACCTGCATAAACGCACCAGTAAGTCCTTTTCAAACACGATGAAAAGGCTCTATACCCATGTAAATCCTGAAACCGGTGAAAATGCGCCTATGATCGCTAAAGATGTCTATGAAGTTATACGCAAAAATGCCGCCTTGCTTGATTCTACTATCATTTACGACAGAGATTTTCATTATGATTATTTTGGCTTCAAAACTTTAGAACGATCTTACCTCTTAAGAATGGATGGCAAAGTTGTAGAACGTCCCCAGCACATGCTCATGCGTGTGGCTCTGGGTATTCATAAGGCTGATATTGATACTGCTATTGAGACTTATGAATTGCTATCTGAAAAATGGTTTACGCATGCTACGCCTACCTTATTCAATGCAGGTACTCCTAAATCTCAGCTCTCTTCGTGCTTCCTGCTTACGATGAAAGAAGACAGTATTGAAGGTATTTATGACACGCTGAAACAATGCGCCAAAATCTCGCAATCTGCTGGCGGCATCGGGTTGAGTGTTCATAATATCAGGGCAACCGGATCATATATCAAGGGTACGGGGGGCACATCGGATGGCTTGGTGCCAATGCTAAAAGTGTTTAATGATACGGCAAGATATGTTGACCAGGGCGGTGGAAAAAGAAAGGGCGCTTTTGCCATATACCTGGAGCCATGGCATTCTGATATTTTTGAATTCCTGGATCTGAGAAAAAATGTAGGCAAAGAAGAGCTCAGAGCAAGAGACCTGTTTTATGCTCTCTGGATTCCTGACCTCTTCATGAAAAGAGTTGAAGATAATGAAGAATGGTCATTGTTTTGCCCTAATGAAGCGCCAGGACTGACAGAATGCTATGGTGAAAAGTTTGAAAAGCTGTATGAAAAATATGAGCGCGAAGGCAAACCGAGAAAAGTTGTGAAAGCACAGGAACTCTGGTTTGAAATATTGCAAGCTCAAATCGAAACCGGTACTCCTTACATGCTCTATAAAGATGCGTGTAATCTAAAATCAAATCAAAAGAACCTGGGTACTATTAAATCCAGCAATCTTTGCACTGAAATTGTAGAATATACCTCACCTGATGAAGTTGCTGTCTGTAATTTGGCTTCCATTTCATTACCAAAATATGTGATTGATGGCAAATTTGATCATCAGAAATTATATGATGTGACTTATATAGTTACTAAAAACCTCAACAAGATCATCGATATTAATTATTACCCTGTTGAAGAAGCCAGGCGGTCAAATCTGCGTCACAGACCCATCGGTATCGGTGTTCAGGGGCTGGCTGATACTTTCATCATGCTCAAAATGCCCTTTGATTCAGAGGAGTCAAGGGGGATAAACAAAGACATATTTGAAACAATGTACTTTGCTGCAATGACAGCATCCAATGACCTGGCAAAAAAAGATGGCTCCTACGAAACTTACGAAGGTTCTCCTGTTTCACAAGGTATTTTCCAGTTTGATATGTGGGATGTTAAACCAGCTTCCGGAAGGTGGGATTGGGATAAGCTTAAAAAACAAGTTAAGAAGTATGGTGTAAGAAACTCACTTCTCTTAGCGCCAATGCCTACTGCCTCAACTTCCCAGATCATGGGGAATAATGAATGTTTTGAACCCTACACCTCAAACATCTATACAAGAAGAGTGCTTTCCGGTGAGTTTGTGGTAGTAAATAAACACCTGCTAAAAGATCTGATCAACTTGAATGTCTGGAATAATGAGATGAAGAATAAGATCATTGAGTTAAACGGGTCTATCCAGGATATTAAGGAAATCCCTCAAAATATCAAAGACCTTTATAAGACAGTCTGGGAGATCAAACAAAAAGCGATCATAGATATGGCTGCCGACAGAGGCGCCTATATTTGTCAAAGCCAGAGCCTGAATATCCACATTCAAGACCCTAATTTTGGCAAGCTTACTTCAATGCACTTCTATGCCTGGAAAAAAGGACTTAAAACAGGCATGTATTACCTGAGATCCAAATCAGCGGTGGATGCGATCAAATTTACTGTGGAGAAACAACCTGAAGCAGTATTAGAGACTGTTGAAACCAATAAAGAGAACCGGTCTGTCAATCCTCAGAAATCCTCCGGAACCAAATCAGCAAAGTTGAAGCTTCATAAAGAGTCAGTGAAAGTGAAAATCAGCGATATGCAATGCTCATTGGATGATCCTGATGAGTGTGAATCTTGTGGAAGCTAA
- a CDS encoding ribonucleoside-diphosphate reductase: MTLVEEPLLKENPNRFVLFPIEHNDIWEMYKKEEASFWTAEEIDLNQDISDWKKLNDGEKHFISHVLAFFAASDGIVNENLAVNFMKEVQYPEAKCFYGFQIMMENIHSETYSLLIDTYIKDPKEKNRLLNALETVPCVKKKGEWAIRWIESGDFIERLIAFAVVEGIFFSGSFCSIFWLKKRGLMPGLSFSNELISRDEGMHCDFACLLYTKYIKNKLSKERVYQLIEDAVKIEQEFVVDALPVKLIGMNSKLMSQYIEFVADRLLVALGYPKIYNSTNPFDFMEMISLQGKTNFFEKRVGEYQKAGVIGEKESQKFSLNEEF; encoded by the coding sequence ATGACCCTTGTTGAAGAACCATTGTTAAAGGAAAACCCGAACAGGTTCGTATTATTTCCCATAGAACATAATGACATCTGGGAAATGTATAAAAAAGAAGAAGCAAGCTTCTGGACAGCAGAAGAAATAGACCTCAACCAGGATATTTCTGACTGGAAAAAGCTAAATGACGGTGAAAAACACTTTATTTCACACGTACTTGCTTTTTTTGCTGCCAGTGATGGCATTGTGAATGAAAACCTTGCTGTGAATTTTATGAAAGAAGTACAGTACCCCGAAGCAAAATGCTTCTACGGGTTTCAGATCATGATGGAAAATATCCATTCTGAGACCTATTCTCTATTAATTGATACCTACATTAAAGACCCAAAGGAAAAAAACAGGTTATTAAACGCGCTGGAAACCGTACCCTGCGTCAAGAAAAAAGGGGAATGGGCTATCAGGTGGATCGAAAGCGGTGACTTTATAGAAAGACTTATTGCCTTTGCAGTCGTTGAGGGTATCTTCTTTTCGGGCAGTTTCTGTTCTATTTTCTGGCTCAAAAAAAGAGGGTTAATGCCGGGTTTGAGCTTCTCCAATGAATTAATATCCCGCGATGAAGGTATGCATTGTGATTTTGCCTGCCTGCTTTATACCAAATACATTAAAAATAAACTTTCTAAAGAAAGAGTTTATCAACTTATTGAAGACGCAGTAAAAATTGAACAAGAGTTCGTAGTTGATGCACTTCCCGTTAAACTGATTGGTATGAACTCAAAATTGATGTCACAGTATATTGAGTTTGTAGCTGACAGGCTGCTGGTTGCGTTGGGTTATCCAAAAATATATAATTCAACCAACCCATTTGACTTTATGGAAATGATCTCGCTGCAGGGTAAAACCAATTTCTTTGAAAAAAGAGTAGGAGAGTACCAAAAAGCAGGCGTGATTGGTGAAAAAGAAAGTCAGAAGTTTAGCTTGAATGAGGAGTTTTGA
- a CDS encoding glycerophosphodiester phosphodiesterase — translation MKYIKVLILLLLLSGCKKINYHPDKPYKDVKTMFLAHKGGGSSIQPENTLNAVKYGLNKLNGVEVDIQLSKDGTIWLSHSASLEKCGIIDPGLFAETTDMVIIEIDSCKGDSLDYSMLKDIFQYIAEYYPEKYISLDVKASENSLSALGILNDIADEIIDLVDMYKINNVMVESETATFLSYLKKNSNGIESYLATFGDFERGMGIALQKGYSGISFKYKFNEEISSDHISLLRKKGLKIQLWTVNSEDDLLEAISINPDFIQTDDIDLALKIDSIFYNK, via the coding sequence ATGAAATATATAAAGGTATTGATATTATTACTTTTATTATCCGGATGTAAAAAAATAAATTACCATCCGGATAAACCTTATAAAGATGTTAAGACAATGTTTTTAGCTCATAAGGGTGGAGGTAGTTCAATTCAGCCCGAAAATACCTTAAATGCTGTGAAATATGGTTTAAATAAACTTAATGGAGTAGAAGTAGATATTCAATTAAGTAAAGACGGAACTATATGGTTATCTCATAGCGCCAGCTTAGAAAAATGTGGTATTATTGATCCTGGTTTATTTGCAGAAACAACTGACATGGTAATAATTGAAATAGATAGTTGTAAGGGAGACAGTCTGGATTACTCAATGCTTAAAGACATTTTTCAGTATATCGCTGAATATTACCCTGAAAAATATATTTCATTAGATGTAAAGGCTTCAGAGAATAGTTTATCAGCATTAGGAATATTAAATGATATTGCTGATGAAATTATTGACCTTGTTGACATGTATAAGATAAATAATGTAATGGTTGAATCTGAAACCGCCACATTTTTGAGCTATTTGAAAAAGAATAGTAATGGGATTGAATCCTATTTAGCAACTTTCGGTGATTTTGAAAGAGGTATGGGCATAGCTTTACAGAAAGGTTATTCAGGCATATCTTTTAAATACAAATTCAATGAGGAAATCAGTTCTGATCATATCAGTTTGCTTAGAAAAAAAGGACTCAAAATCCAATTGTGGACGGTAAATTCAGAAGATGATCTTTTAGAAGCAATATCAATTAATCCTGATTTTATTCAAACAGATGATATTGACCTTGCATTAAAAATTGACTCAATCTTTTATAATAAATGA
- a CDS encoding type II toxin-antitoxin system VapC family toxin: protein MKFYVDTSVWGGYYDKEFSEWTVPFITQIKEGRFTAILSNITLGELQDAPEKVRELPNEIPVDFLDFIEITKEQDELANKYIAEGALTEKSYTDAQHIAIATILKVDSLVSWNFRHMVNFFKIRQYNSINLKYGYSTIDIRTPKEITYEDNDN, encoded by the coding sequence ATGAAATTTTATGTTGACACCTCTGTTTGGGGTGGATATTATGATAAGGAATTCAGCGAATGGACAGTACCATTTATCACTCAAATTAAAGAAGGTAGATTTACTGCGATTTTATCAAACATTACTTTAGGGGAACTTCAAGACGCTCCGGAAAAAGTCAGAGAACTACCCAATGAAATTCCTGTTGACTTTTTAGACTTTATTGAAATAACAAAAGAGCAAGATGAGTTAGCAAACAAATATATTGCAGAAGGTGCCCTGACAGAAAAATCCTATACAGATGCACAACATATTGCTATAGCAACAATTTTAAAAGTAGATTCTCTGGTTAGCTGGAACTTCAGGCATATGGTAAACTTTTTTAAAATAAGACAGTATAACTCAATAAATCTAAAATACGGATATTCAACAATAGATATCAGAACACCAAAAGAAATCACATATGAAGATAACGACAATTGA
- the rplU gene encoding 50S ribosomal protein L21, whose amino-acid sequence MYAIAEIAGKQYKVEKDKSIYTNKLQEKEGAKVEFDQILLIDDKGKVTIGQPIIKGALVSAKVLSHEKGDKIIVFKKKRRKGYQVKNGHRQDFTKILIEKIQLKADGMSKADAKEKAETKEVQVDKAAAKKIPTKAETKSQAKQSGTKKKVAKKDTKIKT is encoded by the coding sequence ATGTACGCAATAGCAGAAATAGCAGGCAAACAATATAAAGTAGAAAAAGACAAATCTATTTATACCAACAAGCTCCAGGAAAAAGAAGGAGCAAAGGTTGAGTTTGATCAAATCCTTTTAATAGACGATAAAGGAAAAGTTACGATAGGGCAGCCCATTATTAAGGGTGCGCTGGTATCGGCTAAAGTATTATCCCATGAAAAAGGTGATAAGATAATCGTTTTTAAGAAAAAGAGAAGAAAGGGTTACCAGGTAAAGAATGGACATCGTCAGGATTTCACAAAAATATTAATTGAAAAAATACAGTTGAAAGCTGATGGAATGTCTAAAGCAGATGCTAAGGAGAAGGCTGAAACCAAAGAAGTACAAGTAGATAAAGCAGCTGCAAAGAAAATACCAACAAAAGCAGAGACTAAATCACAAGCTAAACAAAGCGGCACTAAGAAAAAAGTAGCTAAAAAAGATACTAAAATAAAAACATGA
- a CDS encoding S1 family peptidase: protein MISKLTILLSSLILFILTQACGIYMQDCQLKLENSVFAIVKISYNKVGETPVEGGICGTAFLINDSTAITANHVLNNTNYLPNPGFKHVQFWLVKRGTKKIIELKKEDLKPLQNIETTLIKLYEKIKCDFKVTEQVIKINDLVFNYGHIINMPITKAHWGSKLIIDDYSLKSSKSDKKGQILSVKKVTVNSNDLRITDKTFIQPSFIANVGMSGGPLISQNKLIGLMSFGLPADSMVKTEVYAISINEIIKEIKK from the coding sequence ATGATTTCCAAATTAACTATTTTACTTTCTTCTCTAATATTATTTATTTTGACACAAGCATGTGGAATATACATGCAAGACTGTCAACTAAAGTTAGAGAATTCAGTTTTTGCAATTGTGAAAATTTCATATAATAAAGTGGGCGAAACTCCTGTAGAAGGAGGAATATGTGGCACCGCTTTTCTTATAAATGATTCAACAGCAATAACTGCAAATCATGTTTTAAATAATACCAATTATTTACCAAATCCAGGATTCAAGCATGTACAATTTTGGTTAGTGAAACGTGGAACAAAAAAAATCATAGAGCTAAAAAAAGAGGATTTAAAACCATTGCAGAATATTGAAACAACTCTCATAAAATTGTATGAGAAGATAAAATGCGATTTTAAAGTAACTGAACAAGTAATAAAAATAAATGACTTAGTTTTTAATTATGGACATATTATTAATATGCCAATTACAAAAGCTCATTGGGGAAGCAAATTAATAATTGATGATTATAGTTTAAAAAGTAGCAAGTCTGATAAAAAAGGACAAATATTGTCTGTTAAAAAAGTTACTGTCAACTCTAATGACCTCAGAATTACAGATAAAACCTTCATTCAACCATCCTTTATTGCTAATGTTGGGATGTCGGGAGGGCCACTAATTTCTCAAAATAAACTAATTGGATTAATGTCTTTTGGACTTCCTGCTGACTCTATGGTAAAAACAGAAGTTTATGCCATATCTATAAATGAAATTATCAAAGAGATAAAAAAATAG
- a CDS encoding 50S ribosomal protein L27, with amino-acid sequence MAHKKGAGSSDNGRESHSKRLGVKIFGGQFAKAGNIIVRQRGTKHNPAQNVGLGKDHTLFALIDGTVQFKKGRKNRSFVTVEPLTAK; translated from the coding sequence ATGGCACACAAAAAAGGAGCCGGCAGTTCCGACAACGGAAGAGAATCACACAGTAAACGATTAGGTGTGAAAATATTTGGTGGACAATTTGCCAAAGCCGGGAATATTATTGTACGTCAAAGAGGTACCAAACACAATCCAGCTCAAAATGTTGGTTTGGGCAAAGACCATACACTCTTTGCCTTGATTGATGGTACCGTACAATTTAAAAAAGGGAGGAAAAACAGATCATTTGTAACAGTAGAACCCTTAACGGCTAAATAA
- a CDS encoding DUF541 domain-containing protein, with translation MKNLIIITCISALMIKANVSFSQRNLNQKDFKSKSSVDYREQKQSNYNELNAQHLFDMDKSYQRTDLLGIKQYVRNNEMIFEVRTLMNVKADRFLVVFNLTQIGETAAGTDELINSRIEGFTNAIKQLGITDKDIYIDMIYLIPTFEFEVEKKLFSKTFNEVPTGFEMQKNIHISFADIDKVDDLVTLAAKNEIYDLVKLDFFVDNTGTVNDSIRNKSVEYLNKKLASFKKLNLTLKDKYHVVREASHAIYPETQYSDYDAFVSQSIDAVRMKSGVTKIRKPKTVAYDQIPYNEFSIIINPVILEPVVQYVYILQVKYTLDKPEEKNKNNYMLITPNGDIKKLDIQE, from the coding sequence TCTCAGAGGAACCTGAATCAAAAGGATTTTAAAAGTAAGTCCAGTGTTGATTATAGAGAACAAAAACAATCAAATTATAACGAATTGAATGCACAACATTTATTTGATATGGATAAGAGTTATCAACGAACTGATCTTCTGGGAATCAAACAATATGTCAGAAACAACGAGATGATTTTTGAAGTGCGCACTCTCATGAATGTAAAAGCAGACCGTTTTTTGGTTGTTTTCAATTTAACCCAGATTGGTGAAACCGCTGCTGGAACAGACGAACTTATCAATTCCAGAATTGAGGGTTTTACTAATGCTATCAAACAGTTAGGAATTACTGATAAAGATATTTATATTGACATGATCTATCTGATCCCAACCTTTGAATTTGAAGTTGAGAAAAAGCTTTTCAGTAAAACCTTTAACGAGGTACCCACTGGATTTGAAATGCAAAAGAATATTCACATCTCGTTTGCAGACATTGATAAAGTTGATGACTTGGTTACACTCGCTGCAAAGAATGAGATCTACGATCTCGTTAAGCTCGATTTTTTTGTGGATAATACCGGAACCGTGAATGATAGCATAAGAAATAAGTCTGTAGAATATTTGAATAAAAAGCTGGCGTCATTTAAAAAACTCAATTTGACCTTGAAAGACAAATACCACGTTGTTCGGGAAGCATCACATGCCATATATCCTGAAACACAGTACTCGGATTATGATGCTTTTGTAAGTCAATCTATCGATGCCGTGAGGATGAAATCAGGAGTGACTAAGATAAGAAAACCAAAAACAGTAGCTTACGATCAAATACCTTACAATGAGTTTAGTATTATTATTAATCCGGTTATACTGGAACCGGTTGTACAATATGTTTACATACTACAAGTAAAATACACACTCGATAAACCAGAAGAAAAAAACAAGAACAATTATATGTTAATCACTCCAAATGGAGACATCAAAAAACTTGATATTCAAGAGTAA